Proteins co-encoded in one Polynucleobacter sp. MG-6-Vaara-E2 genomic window:
- a CDS encoding AsmA family protein, whose product MNKSHKIFLVVAATVFGIGAVGIWYVASGIDPARLTQLLSSSVKEATGRDLRIAGPVSLKLFPALGITAEQVSLSNASWADKTDMLTVRHVELDIEVLPLLKKEIAFNAINLSGVEAHLQTNQSGDGNWDFTPPVSLGGSAGNSTQSAANSSSSDQVDPVDPVRIRSLNMTDANLSYQSFGSDRTLIAIPKLSIVGRSTKTEILAQAKYANYQLEMKGTTGNLHDALDDWSTNSVKMPIDLSLMVNGKVLNINGQIDKKPKSLPTFDLHLSSKSFELGPLAGSAALAGSGGKQVAGSNSNKAQRKFLFGEDVLPFNLLPQANGKLAINIDELSFPGRVPMTAVKGNVVFDGSNFHVNDLSFGLGKGSAQVQASVLQFQGLNPTLSLKGTAKGFTLEQLMDAVDSGTKVKDGDAELAVNLRSSGTSMHQLASRANGAIQVSIGKGSIDSQFINKGGDLMITVVDAINPLRKKTDQTILECAVFYLPMSNGQIALNNSIGVVTDRLDIVLSGSIDLKTETLNVKIDPREKSGLTTGVNLAGLVKLQGTLLNPQAGVNKEGVVNSAVSIGLGILTGGATILAENAKSLATKSQPCKAALHPWPDIYPGAN is encoded by the coding sequence ATGAACAAATCACACAAAATCTTTTTAGTAGTAGCGGCAACGGTTTTTGGTATTGGTGCTGTTGGCATCTGGTATGTAGCATCAGGCATTGATCCAGCGCGACTCACCCAGTTACTCAGCTCATCTGTAAAAGAAGCTACTGGCCGTGACTTAAGGATTGCGGGCCCCGTTAGTCTGAAGTTATTTCCAGCCTTGGGTATTACTGCTGAGCAAGTGTCGCTTAGCAATGCATCTTGGGCCGATAAGACGGATATGTTGACGGTCAGGCATGTGGAGCTGGATATCGAAGTACTTCCTCTACTAAAGAAAGAGATTGCATTTAATGCCATTAATCTAAGTGGAGTAGAAGCTCACTTGCAAACGAATCAATCAGGTGATGGGAATTGGGATTTCACGCCACCAGTTTCATTGGGGGGTAGTGCGGGCAATAGTACTCAGTCTGCTGCAAATAGTTCCTCTTCTGATCAAGTCGATCCAGTCGATCCAGTCAGAATCAGGAGTCTGAATATGACTGATGCAAACCTTAGCTATCAGAGTTTTGGTTCAGATCGCACCCTCATTGCAATACCTAAGCTCTCCATCGTTGGTAGAAGTACTAAAACAGAAATATTGGCTCAAGCAAAGTATGCCAACTATCAACTGGAAATGAAAGGCACGACTGGAAATCTTCATGATGCATTGGATGACTGGAGCACCAATTCAGTCAAAATGCCGATCGATTTGAGTCTCATGGTGAATGGAAAAGTATTGAATATCAACGGCCAAATTGATAAGAAGCCGAAATCATTGCCCACCTTTGATCTTCATTTAAGTTCTAAATCATTTGAGCTTGGCCCTTTGGCTGGTAGTGCAGCACTTGCTGGCTCAGGTGGTAAACAAGTCGCCGGTAGCAATTCTAATAAAGCCCAAAGAAAATTTCTTTTTGGTGAAGATGTTTTACCTTTTAATCTATTGCCCCAAGCAAATGGAAAACTAGCAATCAATATCGATGAGCTCAGTTTCCCCGGTCGTGTGCCCATGACTGCTGTTAAAGGAAATGTTGTCTTTGATGGCTCTAATTTTCATGTGAATGATCTTTCTTTTGGTCTTGGCAAGGGAAGTGCTCAAGTGCAAGCTAGCGTCTTGCAATTTCAAGGATTAAACCCAACTTTATCTCTCAAAGGTACGGCTAAGGGCTTCACCCTTGAGCAGCTAATGGATGCAGTTGATTCGGGCACCAAGGTCAAGGACGGAGATGCGGAACTTGCCGTTAATCTACGAAGCTCTGGAACATCTATGCATCAATTAGCTAGCAGGGCAAATGGTGCCATTCAAGTCTCTATAGGCAAGGGAAGCATTGATTCTCAATTTATTAATAAGGGCGGTGATTTGATGATTACCGTAGTTGATGCGATTAATCCCTTACGCAAGAAAACAGACCAAACTATTTTGGAGTGTGCAGTGTTTTACTTGCCAATGAGTAACGGTCAGATTGCCTTAAATAACTCTATTGGAGTAGTCACCGATCGCCTTGACATTGTTCTTTCTGGCTCGATAGACTTAAAAACTGAAACCTTGAATGTCAAGATTGATCCTAGAGAAAAGTCTGGGTTAACAACAGGCGTTAATCTAGCTGGATTGGTAAAACTCCAAGGAACCTTGCTCAATCCTCAGGCTGGGGTGAATAAAGAGGGCGTAGTCAATAGCGCAGTGTCGATCGGCTTAGGAATATTGACAGGTGGCGCAACGATCTTGGCTGAGAATGCTAAATCACTCGCGACCAAGTCGCAACCCTGCAAAGCAGCACTACATCCTTGGCCAGATATTTACCCAGGCGCGAACTAG
- a CDS encoding YdcH family protein, whose product MFPEYRELITKLKTTDRHFSHLFDKHNNLDAKILRMEDHKEPSTPEEIETLKKEKLLLKDQIYAALKKASAS is encoded by the coding sequence ATGTTTCCAGAATATCGCGAGTTAATTACCAAGTTAAAGACAACAGATCGTCACTTTTCTCATCTCTTTGATAAGCACAATAACTTGGATGCAAAGATTTTGCGCATGGAAGATCATAAAGAGCCGAGCACCCCAGAGGAAATTGAAACTTTGAAAAAAGAAAAATTGCTGCTCAAAGACCAGATTTATGCGGCGCTAAAGAAAGCTAGTGCCAGTTAA
- a CDS encoding DsbA family oxidoreductase has translation MKPTIKIDFVSDVACPWCAVGLGNLNQAMAKLSDQFNFEVHFRPFELNPKMPQGGQDAIEHLTEKYGLSVEQVKANQANIRAKALEAGFEFHPEGRKRVYNTFNAHRLLYWAAKEFNLEKQALLKKELLSTYFCLAVSLDDPENLLDAVSRAGLDCNRARHVLSGDEFTQEVRTEESTYTNLGINSVPSIILNDQYLLQGAQPPEQFINAFEQLGKQA, from the coding sequence ATGAAACCGACCATCAAAATTGACTTTGTATCCGATGTTGCCTGCCCTTGGTGTGCTGTAGGCCTTGGCAATTTAAATCAAGCCATGGCAAAGCTGAGTGATCAGTTCAATTTTGAGGTTCATTTCCGTCCGTTTGAGCTGAATCCAAAGATGCCTCAAGGCGGCCAAGATGCCATTGAACATCTCACTGAAAAATATGGTTTGTCAGTAGAGCAAGTAAAAGCCAATCAAGCTAATATCCGAGCCAAAGCATTAGAGGCCGGATTTGAGTTTCATCCAGAAGGTAGGAAACGGGTTTACAACACCTTCAATGCCCATCGCCTTCTCTATTGGGCGGCCAAAGAATTTAATCTCGAGAAGCAGGCGCTCTTAAAGAAAGAATTGCTCAGTACTTATTTTTGCCTAGCAGTTAGCCTAGATGATCCAGAAAACCTTCTTGATGCAGTGAGTCGTGCAGGACTAGACTGCAATAGAGCGCGGCACGTTCTCAGTGGGGATGAATTTACTCAAGAGGTCAGAACTGAAGAGAGCACTTACACCAACTTAGGCATCAACTCTGTGCCCTCAATTATTCTGAATGATCAATATCTATTGCAAGGGGCACAGCCACCTGAGCAATTTATCAATGCGTTTGAGCAACTGGGCAAGCAGGCTTAA
- a CDS encoding zinc ribbon domain-containing protein YjdM, which translates to MSTDNLPKCPACQEDMTYLDGVNYVCAQCGHEWSMATTAEEEAELIVKDANGNLLADGDTVTLIKDLKVKGSSTTLKVGTKIKGIRLVSGDHEVDCKTEAGNMLLKACFLKKA; encoded by the coding sequence ATGAGTACTGATAACCTACCAAAATGTCCCGCCTGCCAGGAAGACATGACCTACCTTGATGGAGTCAACTATGTTTGTGCTCAATGTGGTCATGAGTGGTCAATGGCTACTACAGCAGAGGAAGAAGCTGAGTTGATAGTGAAAGATGCCAATGGGAATCTACTTGCGGATGGCGATACAGTTACCCTCATTAAAGACCTAAAGGTCAAAGGATCTTCAACAACCTTAAAAGTGGGCACTAAGATTAAGGGCATTCGCCTGGTCTCTGGTGACCATGAAGTCGATTGCAAAACAGAAGCAGGCAATATGTTGCTCAAAGCCTGCTTCTTGAAAAAAGCTTAA